From the Salarias fasciatus chromosome 5, fSalaFa1.1, whole genome shotgun sequence genome, the window CCGCAGCCTGCAGGATCTCATTTATAACCTGTCCACATCGGGATCCGGCTCCGGTCAGTGCTCCACCTCACCTTGTATATgtcactttctctttttcatctTAGATCAGTGAACTCAAGGTTTCATTTATTCACTGTGCTCTACTACCTGGGAAGGTCTGCCGTTGTTTGTCCAGCGGACTGTGGCCAGAACGATCGTTCTGCAGGAGATCATCGGAAAGGGCCGATTCGGGGAGGTGTGGAGAGGACGCTGGCGAGGCGGCGACGTGGCGGTGAAGATCTTCTCATCCAGAGAGGAGCGCTCCTGGTTCCGAGAGGCTGAAATCTACCAGACCATCATGCTCCGTCATGAAAACATCCTGGGCTTCATCGCTGCCGACAATAAAGGTGCAACTCGGCGCTTTGTTCCTTTTTCTTCAGTCATTTGATCGTTGAGTTTGTCTTTTAGTTTCCTGCATGTCTTTACCTGTTTGTCTCCTGTTCAGACAACGGCACATGGACTCAGCTGTGGCTTGTGTCAGACTACCACGAGTACGGCTCTCTGTTTGACTACCTGAACCGGTACTCTGTCACCACCGAGGGAATGATCAAACTGGCTCTGTCAGCCGCTAACGGCCTCGCTCATCTGCACATGGAGATTCTTGGAACGCAAGGTAGGGCTTCAGTAACCATGAAAATCCCCCTCCAGCAATCGTAAAAGGGAATGGATGTACGCTTTACAGTTCCAATGAAACAACTTCCAAATCAGCCAAAGCACAGTGTTCATGCTCGTCTTGTGTAGCACCACCCCTTCTGATGCCAAAGCTGCTCTGACACGGACTCCTGTAGACCTCTTCATGTGTGCTCTGGTGTCTGGCAGCAATATGTCGGCAGCAGATCATTTATACTGACAGGTGGGGGCTCAATAGGATGTATCATTGGTCCTTGGCCACCTCAGACCATGTGGCCAGTTCCCCGTTTTTCTTTCCATGGACCACTTGTGACAGATTCTGACCACGGAAGAGTGGAAGCGCCACCGGAAAGAGCCGCGGATTTTGAGATGCTATATTTTCCACCGCAATTTGCGTGTTGCCAAACTCGCTGGAGTTCTTGCTCGCTTTCTGACACACgagaacaaacaaaatgttctcTTGTTCTTCAATATATCCCTGCCTCTAGCACGCGCCGCGATGAAGAGTATTGGACGTAGTAGGATCAGTGGTATTCAGTACTGTTGTTGAGTGATCATGTTTATTACTTTCGCAATAAAGATTTTAATTCTCTCTTCATCAAAGATAACACAGCTAATACACAGTATTATGTAAAGGTTTTAGGCAACTAAAGTTCCTTTCAAAACAAATACCACGAACACACAGTCCATGCCATCTGTTGCCGGACTCCCTGTTCTTCTTGTTGCTAGACACTTCTTTAAGACTCTAAGCTGTGAGTTTGGGGCCGTCATGCTGCAGAATAAATTTAGGACTGATCAGACGCCTCCGTGATGGAGAAAATTCAAaattatttgcacattttttgatATAACACGAGGCTTTGTGTTCTACTGTGAGGAGTCTTTGTTGCGCTTCGTCTCAGCAGTCTCAATAATGAATCCTCAAAGTTCAGGCAAGttgagtgtttgtttatttttccttcaagCATATGCTATGTCTTTGACTTCTTATCTAACAGCAAATAGAGCTTTAAGttactaaaaaaaaagtatttatctACAGTACTTTTTCCACCACTGCTGACAGATTATTCAAGAAGCTAAACTGCTggttggtttgtgtgtttttcttgtctgAACGCTCTGTGACCTGTGTTCATTTCTATCTGCGCAGGAAAGCCGGGCATTGCTCACAGAGACCTGAAGTCCAAGAACATCCTGGTGAAGAAGAACTGCACGTGTGCCATTGCCGACCTGGGCCTGGCCGTCCGTCACGACTCCGCCACAGACACAATCGACATCGCCCCAAATCAGAGAGTCGGCACCAAGAGGTCTTTCTCAACATCCACACCAGCGCACCCTTCACATGTGGACTTCTTCACAGAGCCGTGTTGTTGTTCTGTTGTGTCTCTCAGGTACATGGCTCCCGAAGTCCTGGATGAGACGATCAACATGAGACACTTTGAGTCGTTCAAATGTGTCGACATCTACGCTTTGGGGCTGGTCTACTGGGAGATCGCTCGCCGCTGTAACACTGGAGGTTCGACCCgctctgtttttcagtctggaGATTTTTGCCCCCAAACTGACAGCGTCTGACCTCACCTCCACGCCGCGCTGTATCATCAGGTGTCCATGAAGAGTACCAGCTGCCTTACTACGACGCGGTTCCTTCTGATCCGTCCATCGAGGAGATGAGGAAAGTGGTGTGTGATCAAAAGCTACGACCCAGTGTCCCAAACTGGTGGCAGAGCTATGAGGTATGAAAAAACCTGTAAGATTACTTTCATAATCCAAGAGGAAAATGATTTGGATttggagcaaaacaaaaaaaaaaaaaaagcatctaaacTGCATCTATTATGTGTGCATGATTATCATCATACAGATTTCTACTCCACTGTAAGCTCTTAATCTCTACTCATGTATTCCCCGTGTTTTCCCCAGGCGCTGCGGGTCATGGGTAAAATCATGAGGGAGTGTTGGTATGCTAATGGCGCCGCCCGCTTGACCGCCCTGCGCATCAAAAAGACCCTCTCCCAGCTCGGGATTCAGGAAGACGTTAAAATCTGAGCTTTTTAAGTCGGCAAAGCACCGAGAAGACGTGTGTCCAGACTGGAGGAGGTGGACGAGACATTGACGGCCCTCTGCAAAGATTGCACAGAGTaagaaaatgtgatgaaaagcGGTACGTTGTAAAATAACTCACAGATATTCCTGCCAGTTTGTAAaccacttgtttgttttttttgtttctgatgaACCCTACCTCGTTTACCCAGCCAAATATCTCAAACACGCTCTTCTGTTGGTATTTTCTCTGTACTTATAGTAGATTTAGTAATCAACAAAGAAACGTTTTAAAAATTAGTTCCCAATGTTTCTTTTACTTTGGTCAGTCACATTTTAGTAAGCACACAGTACTCACTCTTTGTGGCTTTGTGAGGGAGCAATAACTTAATCTTCTACTCGCTCTATGATAAGTCTCTGAAATGTGGGTGTTTTCTAAGACTTCCTCTGTCACCCTTAAATCACAATCTGCTCCTTTCAAATCACGTGGCTTATCTGGTTCTGCTAAATCCATGCGATTAGTTAAATGTAGATTAACATCCGAGCGTGGACAATGCAGCTCATTAACTTGGAACACGGCGTCACTAAAGCCTCGACTGTATGTCAGCCGGAGCGCTCGTCCAGACAGTTTCCCCATAGGCCGTTACAAACCTCAGGTTTTATTTACAGTCGCCATCTAAAAAGATTTCAGCCTCTTCAGGACAGAAACAGATGACACATTTAGCAATTATGCAAGAACAAGATGGTGCATTCCCCGCCGAGCATCTGACACCAACGGGATGCTGAATGTTTCTCACTTGTAAGGACGCATCTTCGCTCCTGAACATTTCGAGGATCGTTGGATCCCGCCGAAGGGCTGCAACCATCTGAACGGTCATTCCAAATACGAGACAGAGTCCGTCccacagaggggaaaaaaaaaaaaatcattattacATAAGATGCATCTTCATTCTGTAATTGTAAGTGCACATACAggtttttaactgattgaaCAAAGTATAGAGGCTAAAGATATAAGATATGACTGAAACtacaatgcagaaaaaaaagtctcaatcTGATGCACTGAGTCAGTGGACACTTCATTAAACAAACACATTGAATATTTCCTGTAAAATTGCAGTTCCTCCAGCATAATCACACTTGAGGAAGTTTGTTGCTGAATTATAGGAGATCGCTCTGCTTTTGTTGGCTTGTTTTGTGACGAAGCCATAAAGTTTACTTTTGCTGAATCCCGCAATGACAGATGTAGATTCACAACCAGAAAAGTAGCAGCAACTGTCaggaatgttttcaaatgtcttAAGTCAGACATGCTCATCATGTGGTCCCGCAAGTCACATGGCAGCCCTTCAGTCAATCTCTTAATGGATCAGTTGGAGAAAACTGTGTACATGATGCATGCattaaaaaagaggaaaaaaatgctttgctTTTAAAGGTGCAAAATATGTATTCACTGTATAGAGTTTGTGCATGTGGCTCTCTGGCTCGTGAGCTCTTAGGAGAATGAATGCCGAATTCAAAGTGGAGGTCCAGCAGATTGTTTCCTGAATTCAGATGTGAAGCCGTGTGCTTgttttatctaaaaaaaaaaaaacacattgctgttttatttaacaATTAAAATTGAAAGTGTCTTTCTGAATTTAGGAGACACTTGTGCTCCACCTGGTCGACGATGGTATTAAAGTAGGTGGAGGAAGGGCTCGCAACTGCACACTGTTCTATTTGTGCACCTTATAGACAAAGACGAACTCTTACTTctctttagaaaataaaaaaataactggTGAAGACTGTCATTGCAACTGAGAAACACCTTGAGCCTTGATCAGGACTCTCTAATTACTTTGGACCAGACCACATCAGGTTATATGTTgtatgtccttttttttttttttaaatttacttcTCTGAATGTTTAATCTGAAATGAGAACAAATACTGCTACATTCCGTCAGATATGCTGGTGTATGTCACTTATATGTTTAACCATCCTTTGCTCTAAACAAGACTTCTCACTCACATATTTCTTTGTATCTgagccaaaaacacacaaactccagGAATCTGAATgatacttttgtttttatgtcaaTATTTTCTTCTGGCACAGCATGTCTAACGTTGGCTTCCCCTCGGGCCGCCCGCCCCCCGGCCCAGTGGAACCACTATACTCCACATAAACTCACATCCAGATATACCCGTCTGTATATGAAAGTAATCGTACGTGTTCGTTGGTTTAATCTTTTATGTTGAAGAAAGCGATCAAATGTTGTAGAAACATAGCTCACAATGTATCCTTCCATTACTGCAGGGCAGCGTgtgatttctattttttatttttctgtcataaAATACGTGGATGCTTCCTCCAATGTGACAAATCACTCTCTGCGTTTATGTTTTCAGGAATTAGCTGCACTATTGTCTTTACCCATATGCAAGTTTCCCaggtactgtgtgtgtgtgtgcttgtctccCTGTTATTTAAACATGTATGCTGTGAGCGTCTGTGAACGCCTGAAAGGCCACATGTGCACTACTTTTGACCTCACGGCATCGAAACGCAGCGGTTCTCAGAATCGTCTCTGGCCGCGGCCCCCAGTGTTTATTTAAGATCACGCCACTGAAAATGAGAACGTTTACACAAGTCGTGCCAGTCAGTCGCTGTAAACCTCCTTCTGACTGGAAAACTGTGGAGAgaagcagacttttttttttcccccttctgaTAAGTGGGAACAGAATTTTAGAAAGCAAATACTactgaaatgtgtctgtttcTCGCGCTTTTTTGCAAGAGATGTCAGAACAAATAAAACTGCACTCGGTGTTGATGTTTTGGGCTGGAAGGACTGGAGTGCTCTACTGAATGTGAAGCATATTTAACAAGTCAGAGTTTATGTTCGCCTTAAAGTGTAAAAGTGCATAATATATCATGTTTTTTTAGTATTTAGCTCTCAGTATCCCTGTGCAAGTAGTGAGGCGACTCAAAACTAAATGAGGTAGGACATTACAGGTTGTAAATTTTCCAGGTTTTTGTCCAGTTGTGGCAAAGAATTATGTCAATGTAATAACCTTTCAGGAAATCATTATGTAACCTCCAGtgtagaataaataaatacagttgtttTTCTATGTGGTGTCTGTGTTGACTGACtcctcagacttttttttttcttccactttcaaACATGTTATTACAAACAGATGTTGGCGAGGAAAGTCAGAGCTCTGTGTGCATGTTAgatcccttttttttaaattatatttagtCTGCAACTGCTGTAAAAGTTACACATATggcattgggtttttttttgttacattgACCATAAATTCAGTTCTTGTGTGTGATAAATAGAGAATGTTTTACATTCTGTGGAGACTGAAGCAGTAGAAAAGGGACATATTCTTGGACAGATGGTTGGCGACCAAAGAACTCCgttttttttgtcacagtcGCATTCGCCTTGTTTTATACTATTTCTGTGTCAATCCTGCAAACACACTCAACTGCATCTGCATGCAGATGAATGGAAAGTGagatatttaaatatatattgatATTTCCCACAAGAGCTGGTTGAGACGGTGCTAGAAGGCTGGGTTGTGTTGCCTTTATTAGTCGTCAGAGCAGGCATGAATCATTCAATCTAAAGACGTCAAATGTGCGTCAGATGAGCCAAAACATGACCTGTAGAATGACTTGCTCCATGTAAATATAACAGAAGACATTTACTGCAATTTTCCACTGAAAGTAGCAGCTGGTCGAGCCTTGCATAGTTCTGAAAGAGCGAGTTGTGAAACAGCAGTACAATGTAGCTGAGAGGTCGGTGTTGAAATGCCTTATTCCTGATGAACTGGTGTCGGTAAAGTATCATGAGGACGAGTTTGTGAAATCCATTAGCGTTCTGTCCTGCGTTTTCCAGCTCGGGGTTCGACTTGGGACAGCTCGCTAGTCGATCACAGAGCGAGCGGACACACTCGCGTTCACAGCTATGGCTAATTTTGCCGTCACCATTAAACCTTCAACAGTTCAGAACTGGttaagaagttaaaaaaaaaaaaaaaagtcaacctaATTTAGATTTCAATCTTCAAGATCCTTTATTGCTCATACTGAAAACTATAATCTCGATGCAGATTAGTACAAAAACTGTTTACATACAGCCGTACATGTGCCATTTCATGTATACCAAAACATTAAACGTGAAGTGTTCCTCTTTaggagataaaaagaaaaaaaaaagatgctggtCTTCAGTGAGTTTGGTAAAAGTCTCCTAAATACAATGAAGAGAAAGACAGTTAACAAATCTAAAATGTTTGACGCTCCGACATCACCGTAGATAGCATGAAATAAAGGGGACGACGTTAACCTGGACCACACTCTGCAGTGATGAACCattttttaagaaacaaaaacaaaaaaaacaaaaaaaaagaggtgagCAGCACTGAAAGCAGTAACACAAACCCTTGAATGCTGATAATGTGAACGACAAAACAagctaggaaaaaaaaaagcagtctcCAGTAAATGGTATAATCCATCatacacctttttttttgtttgtttacatagaacaacaacacatgcaatgccaaaacagaaaacacagatatCCAGAGTGTGGAACGGGGACAGTAAAGACGTTTTCGACTGCGCTGACGAGGCTTTAAGTGTGACCCCAGCTCCGCCACAAATCGGCTACACAGTGGACTGAACTGTTCGCTTGG encodes:
- the LOC115388815 gene encoding activin receptor type-1B-like translates to MADLRMSVAVLVVQTVLYPGCAALRCHCTVDPCQKTGQCETDGACVASTFFSQGQEQRVRNCFPRESLMPPGQPIYCLSAEGYSNTHCCYTDYCNSIDLKTPSVTTAPGMRGGYGPGGTWGLVELVAVIAGPLFLLCLLLLVAMFLYHYHQRAYNHRQRLEVEDPSCDNLYLAKDRSLQDLIYNLSTSGSGSGLPLFVQRTVARTIVLQEIIGKGRFGEVWRGRWRGGDVAVKIFSSREERSWFREAEIYQTIMLRHENILGFIAADNKDNGTWTQLWLVSDYHEYGSLFDYLNRYSVTTEGMIKLALSAANGLAHLHMEILGTQGKPGIAHRDLKSKNILVKKNCTCAIADLGLAVRHDSATDTIDIAPNQRVGTKRYMAPEVLDETINMRHFESFKCVDIYALGLVYWEIARRCNTGGVHEEYQLPYYDAVPSDPSIEEMRKVVCDQKLRPSVPNWWQSYEALRVMGKIMRECWYANGAARLTALRIKKTLSQLGIQEDVKI